One part of the Treponema sp. OMZ 787 genome encodes these proteins:
- a CDS encoding ribose-phosphate pyrophosphokinase, whose translation MNYLESNNLAIIACPGGEEFANLTIRNLKHIYARKLYQQSEKLAKRYNTSAEDMIQKFNFYSDLFAGRMSVNKDTNKIHVPKFKVDARFTYFMNGEFKTELLETVRGKDVYIFQDVENKQEITINEGKNKVVFSVNDHLMSLIVTIDAVRHAGAGRISLVLPVYPYSRQHKKKGREGLTASLLGHIYEDLDVEQIITLDIHSREIENSFHSARLQNLHASYQIIRELTRIVDLSADSEEQFVVVSPDSGAVDRNKFYSSGLQKPLAMIYKERDYSVVTQNAKQSNIISIKLLGDVEGKNAFLADDMLGTGGTLLKAMEFLKSKGAKKVIAAVSLPFFTGDAIQQFDEAYSKGLFYRVIGTNAVHHNELRQKEWYIETDVSGLFAQVITRLHENLSLSSLLDNRDIIEKLLKNPAVPKK comes from the coding sequence ATGAATTATCTTGAATCGAATAACCTCGCAATTATTGCTTGTCCGGGAGGAGAAGAGTTTGCAAATTTAACGATTAGGAATTTGAAGCATATCTATGCCCGTAAGTTGTACCAGCAAAGCGAAAAACTTGCAAAGAGGTACAATACCTCCGCTGAGGATATGATTCAAAAGTTTAACTTTTATAGCGATTTGTTTGCAGGCAGGATGTCTGTAAATAAGGATACAAATAAAATCCATGTACCGAAATTTAAGGTAGATGCCCGCTTTACATACTTTATGAACGGGGAATTTAAAACGGAACTCCTTGAAACAGTCCGCGGAAAAGATGTTTATATTTTTCAGGATGTTGAAAACAAGCAGGAAATTACCATCAACGAAGGAAAAAATAAGGTTGTCTTTTCGGTAAACGATCACCTTATGTCCCTCATCGTAACCATAGATGCAGTTCGCCATGCAGGTGCAGGAAGAATATCCTTGGTTCTTCCGGTTTATCCTTACAGCCGCCAGCATAAAAAGAAGGGAAGGGAAGGTTTGACGGCCAGCTTACTCGGTCATATTTATGAAGACCTGGATGTAGAGCAGATTATAACCCTCGATATCCACTCCCGCGAAATTGAAAATTCTTTCCATTCCGCACGCTTACAAAACCTTCATGCAAGTTATCAGATTATTAGAGAGCTTACAAGGATAGTCGATTTAAGTGCAGATTCGGAAGAACAATTTGTAGTCGTTTCTCCGGACTCCGGGGCTGTCGACCGAAATAAATTCTATTCTTCCGGCTTGCAAAAGCCTCTTGCCATGATATATAAGGAAAGGGATTATTCCGTCGTTACCCAAAATGCCAAACAGTCGAATATAATAAGCATTAAGCTTTTGGGCGATGTAGAAGGAAAAAACGCCTTCCTCGCAGACGATATGTTGGGTACGGGAGGCACTCTTTTGAAGGCTATGGAATTCTTGAAGAGCAAAGGAGCTAAAAAGGTTATAGCCGCAGTAAGTCTTCCTTTCTTTACGGGAGATGCCATTCAGCAATTTGATGAGGCTTATTCCAAGGGGCTTTTTTATAGGGTCATAGGTACAAACGCCGTGCACCATAATGAGTTGAGACAAAAGGAATGGTATATCGAAACCGATGTATCAGGCCTCTTTGCTCAAGTTATTACGCGGCTTCATGAAAACCTCTCCCTTTCGAGCCTCCTCGATAACAGGGATATTATCGAAAAATTGCTAAAAAATCCTGCAGTTCCTAAAAAATGA
- a CDS encoding GGDEF domain-containing protein → MNSSKQKWLEILQTARLFAHLSLSEIQVLAEAMFYSEFEAGQALVYEGESGNELFIIVKGTISVSVKSEGKEIELVRLGAGDFFGEMAMLEQEHRSATCKAVESTSCLVLKSQDFSSLIFDQPKIASMVLYNMLKITGSRLGKTDGLLSQIIRWGDDAKKRAITDEFTGLYNRRYLDESFESLLKRCVRQHIGVNFAMVDIDHFGKLNRDYGAVFCDKVLLAIVEVFKRNFDTDDILIRYGGDEFSFIIRGILERAEYHCKKVCTEVNALTFQEHPSLRVSCSIGLAVYDEKITAPELLKFADTALYAAKEAGRNRVAVYKK, encoded by the coding sequence ATGAATAGCTCAAAACAAAAATGGCTTGAAATTTTACAGACAGCACGGCTCTTTGCTCATCTTTCTCTGAGTGAGATTCAAGTTTTAGCTGAGGCCATGTTCTATTCCGAATTTGAAGCGGGGCAGGCCCTCGTCTATGAAGGCGAATCGGGCAACGAGCTTTTTATCATAGTCAAGGGTACTATTTCCGTTTCGGTAAAATCTGAAGGAAAGGAAATTGAACTTGTCCGTCTCGGAGCCGGAGACTTTTTCGGCGAAATGGCTATGCTTGAACAGGAGCATAGGTCGGCAACCTGCAAGGCTGTAGAATCTACCTCTTGTCTTGTTTTAAAATCACAAGATTTTTCTTCGTTAATTTTTGATCAGCCTAAGATAGCTTCTATGGTTTTGTACAATATGCTTAAAATCACCGGAAGCCGATTAGGCAAGACGGACGGGCTTTTATCGCAGATTATCCGATGGGGCGATGATGCCAAAAAAAGAGCGATTACGGACGAGTTTACAGGACTCTACAATAGAAGATATTTAGATGAGTCCTTTGAAAGCTTATTGAAGCGCTGTGTCCGCCAGCACATCGGGGTAAACTTTGCCATGGTGGATATCGATCACTTTGGTAAGCTTAACAGGGACTACGGAGCCGTTTTTTGCGACAAGGTTCTATTAGCTATTGTCGAAGTTTTTAAGCGTAATTTTGATACGGACGATATTTTAATCCGTTACGGAGGCGATGAGTTTTCTTTTATTATAAGGGGAATATTGGAAAGAGCCGAGTATCATTGCAAAAAAGTATGTACCGAGGTTAATGCCTTGACATTTCAAGAGCATCCGTCATTAAGAGTTTCTTGTTCGATAGGCCTTGCCGTATATGACGAAAAGATTACGGCACCTGAACTCTTAAAATTTGCCGACACGGCCCTTTATGCCGCCAAGGAAGCCGGAAGAAACAGGGTTGCCGTTTATAAAAAGTAA
- a CDS encoding GGDEF domain-containing protein gives MIRDRQKIEALSNTPLFAGWDEVYLKDIADNAGIDSYQKGDIIFKQDTKGDRFYIIVEGNVIILSPEDKSVLAEFVAGEMFGETAMLTQDEQKAIASANEDTIILSFPKDGIPMENVFKDNPVTYAQLLKSFLVMVSRRTRKANSLIKENSPIMQELQKQVYGDKLTGLLNKAYLEENIAEFMKSSFSLIMMKPDNFKAINDTYGHEKGDACLTFIGNHLSRFLDTDAVLMRYQGNEFAVLTPELGRTGAASLAEKIKAELESLDISPVLNNPFKLSMSLGILLYPDTKIEKADFIKQCSEMPLIGRARGGSKILFEEDINE, from the coding sequence ATGATTAGAGATAGACAAAAGATAGAGGCTTTAAGTAATACTCCTCTTTTTGCAGGATGGGATGAGGTTTACTTAAAGGACATAGCCGATAATGCAGGGATAGACAGTTATCAAAAAGGCGATATTATTTTTAAACAGGATACAAAAGGTGACCGCTTTTATATTATTGTAGAAGGAAATGTTATCATTTTATCTCCTGAAGATAAGTCGGTCCTTGCCGAATTCGTAGCAGGCGAGATGTTCGGTGAAACAGCTATGCTTACCCAGGATGAACAAAAGGCCATAGCTTCTGCCAATGAGGACACCATCATCCTCTCTTTTCCGAAAGACGGAATACCTATGGAAAATGTTTTTAAGGATAATCCCGTAACCTATGCCCAACTGTTAAAGTCTTTCTTGGTTATGGTTTCAAGAAGAACCCGAAAGGCAAACTCTTTAATAAAAGAAAACTCTCCCATTATGCAGGAATTACAAAAGCAGGTTTACGGGGATAAGCTTACGGGCCTTTTAAACAAGGCCTATCTTGAGGAAAACATTGCAGAGTTTATGAAAAGCTCTTTTTCTCTTATTATGATGAAGCCCGATAATTTTAAGGCTATCAACGACACTTACGGCCACGAAAAAGGAGATGCCTGTCTTACCTTTATAGGCAATCACCTGAGCCGCTTTTTGGATACCGATGCAGTTTTAATGCGTTATCAGGGGAACGAATTTGCCGTTTTAACGCCCGAATTAGGACGTACCGGGGCTGCAAGTTTAGCCGAAAAGATAAAGGCTGAGCTTGAAAGCTTGGATATATCCCCGGTTTTAAATAATCCTTTTAAATTAAGCATGAGTTTAGGCATCTTGCTCTATCCGGATACAAAAATTGAAAAGGCTGACTTTATAAAACAATGCTCTGAAATGCCTCTTATCGGACGGGCCCGCGGCGGCTCCAAGATTCTCTTTGAGGAGGATATAAATGAATAG
- the rsgA gene encoding ribosome small subunit-dependent GTPase A — METILNFGFEDFFKDKKIEKEVGRIIFFAGNTYKIICKDGEKEARLKGSFKKECEVSGTYPTVGDWIGFESQENSSIALIDFLYERKNKISRTDPRSGIELEQIIAANIDTAFICMSLNKDFNLNRLGRYVFALQNIETVLLLTKADLSEAREDAENLIKKIYPHLKVYCISIYEPESLKNIKHYFKKGKTSVLIGSSGVGKSSLVNSLTGKEILRTSETNKKIDKGVHTTTNRQIISLGEDSGVIMDTPGMKVLGIWDSDSGENSFADITELKSKCLFSDCTHTCEKGCAVLEAFKTGLLDKKRYELYLQLLKEDRRKIRREKRQEKFLIKKEEKSKSAKRRFKEKKNINQTFKKDLEELLYE, encoded by the coding sequence ATGGAAACAATTTTAAATTTCGGGTTTGAAGATTTTTTTAAGGATAAAAAAATCGAAAAAGAGGTTGGACGTATTATTTTTTTTGCCGGGAATACTTATAAAATAATATGTAAAGACGGTGAAAAAGAAGCCCGTTTAAAAGGCTCTTTTAAAAAAGAATGCGAGGTATCCGGTACTTATCCTACGGTAGGAGACTGGATAGGCTTTGAGTCTCAAGAAAATTCTTCGATTGCACTTATAGATTTTTTATACGAGCGTAAAAATAAAATTTCGAGGACGGATCCTAGGTCAGGGATTGAGCTTGAACAAATTATTGCGGCTAATATCGATACGGCTTTTATATGTATGTCCTTAAACAAAGATTTTAATTTAAACCGGTTGGGCAGATATGTTTTTGCCTTGCAAAACATCGAAACCGTTTTGCTTTTAACTAAGGCGGACTTATCCGAAGCAAGGGAAGATGCCGAAAATTTAATAAAAAAGATTTATCCTCATTTAAAAGTCTACTGCATAAGTATTTATGAACCCGAAAGCTTAAAAAATATAAAGCATTATTTTAAAAAGGGAAAGACTTCGGTGCTGATCGGTTCTTCCGGTGTCGGAAAATCGAGCCTTGTAAACAGCTTAACCGGAAAAGAAATTTTACGCACAAGTGAAACAAATAAAAAAATAGATAAGGGCGTTCATACTACAACGAACCGTCAGATAATTTCTTTAGGAGAAGATTCGGGCGTTATAATGGATACTCCCGGCATGAAGGTTCTGGGTATCTGGGATTCGGACAGCGGGGAAAATTCTTTTGCCGATATTACCGAGCTAAAATCCAAGTGTCTTTTTAGCGACTGTACGCATACATGCGAAAAAGGCTGTGCCGTTTTAGAGGCTTTTAAAACAGGCTTACTGGATAAAAAGAGGTATGAACTCTACCTGCAATTATTAAAAGAGGATAGAAGAAAAATAAGACGGGAAAAACGGCAGGAAAAATTCTTAATAAAGAAGGAAGAAAAATCCAAGTCGGCAAAAAGGCGCTTTAAAGAAAAGAAAAACATAAACCAAACCTTTAAAAAAGATTTGGAGGAGCTGCTTTATGAATAA
- a CDS encoding lysoplasmalogenase, producing MYAQCFDPWCIAALVLFAVISVIHLIKCFRQKQKWADITKFMLMPSLLLFFLAFSFVSIQTFSILNLLIIIALIFSFLGDVALLFDSEKQNFALGVLFFAIAQICYIVFAILGAKVEYIPVIPAVIIAVIFLAVIIYSIMRTKKHLKGLKPIVITYGLILASMSWLFIVFAFANPSIGLILAAVGSVLFIISDALVSAQYFLGGKAGMRFIIMKTYILAQLLIVLGAIGIIGA from the coding sequence ATGTATGCTCAATGTTTCGATCCTTGGTGTATAGCGGCTCTAGTCTTGTTTGCAGTTATTTCGGTCATTCATTTAATCAAGTGTTTTAGGCAAAAACAAAAATGGGCTGATATTACAAAGTTTATGTTGATGCCGTCTCTTCTTTTATTCTTTTTGGCTTTCAGTTTTGTAAGTATCCAAACATTTTCGATTCTAAATCTTTTAATAATTATTGCCTTGATTTTCAGTTTTTTGGGAGATGTTGCCCTTCTTTTTGACAGCGAAAAACAAAACTTTGCTCTTGGGGTTTTATTTTTTGCAATTGCTCAAATCTGTTATATAGTTTTTGCTATACTCGGTGCCAAGGTTGAATATATTCCTGTCATTCCCGCAGTTATCATTGCCGTGATTTTTTTAGCCGTAATTATTTACAGCATAATGAGAACAAAAAAACACTTAAAAGGACTTAAGCCTATCGTCATAACTTACGGGCTTATACTCGCATCGATGAGCTGGCTCTTTATAGTTTTTGCCTTTGCAAATCCTTCAATTGGGCTTATATTGGCTGCTGTAGGAAGCGTTTTGTTTATCATATCTGATGCCCTTGTGTCTGCACAATACTTTTTAGGAGGCAAGGCTGGAATGCGTTTTATAATCATGAAAACCTATATTCTTGCCCAACTTTTAATCGTATTAGGTGCCATAGGAATTATAGGGGCCTAA
- a CDS encoding TatD family hydrolase, with amino-acid sequence MQIFDTHAHLGLIYSDPIEQLRVVQEARQGSVTRIISICNSLHDFSKVYETLRFSPAVYHAVGVSPSEVTSPGKDWQKIIEESLKLPNVVAVGEIGLDYCKKYGDKRSQIELFIAQLDIASKAGFPVIIHNREAGKDLLDILKERIPKEGGVLHCYSEDDIYAKEALKLPLYFSFAGNLTYRNARNLHDTVLALPLDRIVVESESPFMPPSVYRGQRNMPANTIETVKFMAEMLKMDIEELADQLWKNSCKLFRLPE; translated from the coding sequence ATGCAGATTTTTGATACTCATGCTCATCTCGGCTTGATCTATTCTGATCCGATTGAGCAGTTGCGGGTTGTACAGGAAGCCAGACAAGGCTCTGTAACAAGGATAATAAGTATATGTAACAGCCTCCACGACTTTTCAAAGGTGTACGAGACTCTCAGGTTTTCACCTGCAGTATACCATGCCGTAGGCGTATCTCCTTCCGAAGTTACATCCCCGGGAAAGGACTGGCAAAAAATTATAGAAGAAAGCTTAAAATTGCCCAATGTAGTGGCTGTAGGAGAAATAGGCCTTGATTATTGCAAAAAATACGGAGACAAGCGCTCTCAGATTGAACTTTTTATAGCCCAGCTTGACATTGCTTCAAAAGCGGGATTTCCTGTAATTATCCATAACAGGGAAGCAGGCAAGGACCTTCTTGACATATTAAAAGAAAGAATTCCTAAAGAGGGCGGCGTTTTACATTGCTACTCAGAAGACGATATTTATGCAAAAGAGGCCTTAAAGCTTCCCCTATACTTCTCCTTTGCAGGAAATTTGACTTACCGCAATGCAAGAAACTTGCACGATACGGTATTGGCGCTTCCTCTTGACCGAATCGTAGTCGAATCCGAAAGCCCCTTTATGCCTCCTTCGGTATACCGAGGCCAAAGGAATATGCCGGCCAATACCATAGAAACCGTAAAGTTTATGGCTGAAATGTTAAAGATGGATATTGAAGAGCTTGCCGATCAGCTTTGGAAAAACAGCTGCAAACTCTTCAGGCTGCCGGAATAA
- the dusB gene encoding tRNA dihydrouridine synthase DusB, protein MAKTPLYKPVSIGGLLLSGNIFLAPVAGYSDKAFRSICADCGADFTYTEMVSSEALVRDSNKTETLIGRAPNEKAYAVQIFGSNPEYMAKTAVIIAEKYSPECIDINSGCPMAKITKNGAGSALMTDIPLLYKIVKAVNDAMAPYKIPVTLKIRSGFTADKLNWKEAASAAIDAGVKMLTLHPRTRAQVYSGKADWNILAELVQFAKPHKIPIFGSGDLFSPEDAKKMLEETGCTGIMFARGAMGNPFIFTQTRELLTKGAYGEISTEQKIRTGFKELVFLCDEKGEEKGCREMRKRFAAYTKGIPDGSKLRQELVQASTIEEYKAIIQNYFQLT, encoded by the coding sequence ATGGCAAAAACACCGCTTTACAAGCCCGTCTCAATAGGCGGGCTTCTTTTATCGGGAAACATATTTTTGGCCCCTGTTGCAGGCTATTCTGACAAGGCCTTCCGCTCAATCTGTGCGGATTGCGGTGCAGATTTTACATACACCGAAATGGTCTCCTCTGAAGCCCTCGTGAGGGATTCCAATAAAACTGAAACCTTAATCGGAAGAGCTCCTAACGAAAAGGCTTATGCCGTGCAGATTTTCGGCTCAAATCCCGAATATATGGCAAAAACAGCCGTAATAATCGCCGAAAAATATTCTCCCGAATGTATCGACATAAATTCGGGCTGTCCTATGGCAAAGATTACCAAAAACGGAGCAGGTTCGGCCCTGATGACGGACATTCCGCTCTTATACAAAATTGTAAAGGCAGTAAACGATGCAATGGCTCCATATAAGATACCCGTAACCCTTAAAATAAGATCGGGCTTTACCGCTGATAAACTCAACTGGAAAGAAGCAGCCTCAGCCGCAATCGATGCCGGTGTTAAAATGCTCACCCTACATCCGCGCACCCGTGCCCAGGTGTATTCCGGGAAGGCCGATTGGAACATTCTTGCAGAGCTTGTTCAATTTGCGAAGCCTCATAAAATTCCTATTTTCGGATCGGGAGATCTTTTTTCGCCTGAGGATGCCAAAAAAATGCTTGAAGAAACCGGCTGCACCGGCATAATGTTTGCCCGCGGGGCTATGGGAAACCCCTTTATCTTTACCCAAACGCGGGAGCTTTTAACCAAGGGGGCATACGGAGAAATAAGCACCGAACAAAAAATCCGCACCGGCTTTAAAGAGCTTGTCTTTTTATGCGATGAAAAGGGAGAAGAAAAAGGCTGCCGCGAAATGCGTAAACGCTTTGCTGCCTACACCAAGGGCATACCTGACGGCTCAAAACTCCGCCAAGAATTGGTACAAGCCTCAACAATCGAGGAGTACAAAGCTATAATTCAAAATTATTTTCAATTGACATAA
- a CDS encoding M3 family oligoendopeptidase — MSDTCTVKALPLVPFKEMPYTRPDMKAIEKGFADALSKFKAAASVKEQIEAIDMVQAINREYSTMASLASVRHTIDTRDEFYDKENDFYDEAGPLFSKLSNEFGAEMVKSKFRAEHEKEFGHQVFDLTDLSLKVFSPEIMDDLMAENKLTSKYSKLIASAQIEFQGEKRTLSQLTPFMQDMDREVRKAAAKAYYGFFEENEAAFDSIYDELVKIRTKIAKKLGYKNFVQLAYDRLGRTEYNAEMVANYRKQIYELVVPIAQSLKKRQSKRLKLDKVYYYDTGLKYLTGNAVPQGEPDWIVEQAKKMYNELSPETKEFFGIMTDYGLMDLLSTKGKAGGGYCTGFPMYKVPFIFANFNKTQHDVEVMTHEAGHAFQAYQSRDARLLEYGWPTLEACEIHSMSMEFFTWPWMELFFKHQTEKFKFTHLSGAFEFLPYGATVDEFQHWVYENPEASPAERKAEWHKIELKYNPSIDYADNEYLNRGGFWVKQGHIFASPFYYIDYTLAQVCALQFWVKANADRKTAWEDYLRLCKAGGSLPFLELLKLANLKNPFEEGCIASVTPECEKWLNSIDDSKL; from the coding sequence ATGTCAGACACATGCACAGTAAAAGCACTGCCTTTGGTTCCGTTTAAGGAAATGCCTTATACGCGGCCGGATATGAAGGCGATTGAAAAGGGCTTTGCCGATGCCCTATCTAAATTTAAGGCGGCAGCTTCGGTAAAAGAACAGATCGAAGCTATCGATATGGTACAGGCCATAAACCGCGAGTACAGCACTATGGCTTCTTTGGCCTCGGTCAGGCACACCATCGATACAAGGGACGAATTCTACGATAAAGAAAACGATTTTTATGATGAGGCCGGCCCTCTTTTTAGCAAACTTTCAAACGAATTCGGTGCAGAAATGGTAAAATCGAAATTTAGAGCCGAGCATGAAAAGGAATTCGGTCATCAAGTTTTTGATTTAACCGACCTATCCTTAAAGGTGTTCAGCCCCGAAATTATGGACGACCTCATGGCGGAAAACAAGCTTACCAGTAAATACAGTAAGCTCATCGCCTCTGCCCAGATCGAATTCCAAGGTGAAAAAAGAACCCTTTCCCAGCTAACCCCCTTTATGCAGGACATGGACAGGGAGGTAAGAAAGGCAGCAGCAAAAGCCTATTACGGTTTTTTTGAAGAAAACGAAGCCGCGTTTGATTCAATCTATGATGAGCTTGTAAAGATACGCACAAAGATAGCCAAAAAACTCGGCTACAAAAACTTTGTTCAGCTTGCCTATGACCGCCTCGGAAGAACCGAGTACAATGCCGAAATGGTTGCAAACTACCGCAAGCAGATTTATGAGCTTGTTGTTCCGATTGCTCAGTCCTTAAAAAAGCGCCAAAGCAAGAGATTAAAGCTCGATAAGGTCTATTATTACGATACCGGCCTCAAATACCTTACGGGAAATGCCGTTCCCCAAGGCGAGCCTGATTGGATTGTTGAGCAGGCAAAGAAGATGTACAACGAGCTTTCGCCCGAAACAAAGGAATTCTTCGGCATTATGACAGACTACGGACTAATGGACCTACTTTCAACAAAGGGAAAGGCAGGCGGAGGTTATTGCACGGGCTTCCCCATGTACAAGGTTCCCTTTATCTTTGCAAACTTTAACAAGACCCAGCACGATGTCGAGGTTATGACCCACGAAGCAGGCCATGCCTTCCAAGCCTATCAAAGCCGGGATGCCCGCCTTCTCGAATACGGATGGCCCACCCTTGAGGCTTGCGAAATTCATTCGATGAGTATGGAATTTTTCACATGGCCCTGGATGGAGCTTTTCTTTAAACATCAGACAGAAAAGTTTAAGTTTACCCACCTTTCAGGCGCCTTCGAATTCCTCCCCTACGGAGCCACAGTCGATGAGTTCCAGCACTGGGTATATGAAAACCCCGAAGCAAGCCCTGCCGAAAGAAAGGCGGAATGGCATAAGATAGAATTAAAATACAATCCTTCAATCGATTATGCCGATAACGAATACCTTAACCGAGGCGGCTTTTGGGTAAAGCAGGGACACATCTTTGCATCTCCCTTCTATTACATAGACTACACCCTGGCCCAAGTTTGCGCCCTACAGTTTTGGGTAAAGGCCAATGCCGACCGAAAAACGGCATGGGAAGATTATTTACGCCTCTGCAAGGCAGGCGGAAGCCTCCCCTTCTTGGAGCTTTTAAAACTTGCAAACCTAAAAAATCCCTTTGAAGAAGGCTGCATCGCTTCGGTAACCCCCGAATGCGAAAAATGGCTCAACTCGATAGACGATTCAAAACTGTAG
- a CDS encoding EamA family transporter produces MVWVIFAFLSAVFAALTSILAKVGIEGVNSNLATAVRTAVVLAMAWGMVFITNAQHGIMDISKKSWVFLVLSGLATGASWLCYYKALQTGEASKVVPIDKLSVVITLILAVIFLHENINVKSIIGALLITAGTLCMVL; encoded by the coding sequence ATGGTGTGGGTGATTTTTGCATTTTTATCCGCTGTTTTTGCGGCCCTTACTTCTATTTTGGCAAAAGTCGGGATTGAAGGAGTAAACTCAAATCTGGCAACAGCGGTAAGAACGGCCGTGGTATTAGCAATGGCGTGGGGCATGGTTTTTATTACCAATGCACAACACGGAATAATGGATATCAGCAAGAAAAGCTGGGTATTTTTGGTTCTTTCGGGGCTGGCGACAGGTGCTTCCTGGCTGTGTTATTACAAGGCATTGCAAACCGGTGAAGCATCCAAAGTCGTTCCTATCGATAAATTAAGCGTAGTTATTACATTGATATTAGCGGTAATTTTTCTACACGAGAATATCAATGTGAAATCTATAATCGGTGCGCTGCTGATTACGGCAGGCACACTTTGCATGGTTTTGTAA
- a CDS encoding restriction endonuclease subunit S, translated as MGEISEFLSRGKTPVYTKESQYPVLAQKCNQWDSIRLDKVLFLDPNSLSKWTNEYHLQHEDIVINSTGTGTIGRVGIFDIGILGKYPFIVPDSHISIVRCYKAYIYQKYIYAIFTSEHLQNKINKAATGSTNQKELPKNILIEFFLPLPPLAEQKRIVAKIEELFAQLDFITTTLTK; from the coding sequence TTGGGGGAGATTTCTGAATTCTTATCCAGAGGGAAAACACCGGTTTACACAAAAGAAAGTCAATATCCGGTTTTGGCACAAAAATGTAATCAATGGGATAGTATACGATTAGACAAGGTTCTTTTTTTAGATCCAAATTCATTATCAAAATGGACTAATGAATATCATCTGCAACACGAAGATATTGTAATAAACTCTACGGGAACAGGTACTATTGGGAGAGTTGGTATCTTTGATATAGGAATTCTGGGAAAATATCCTTTTATTGTCCCTGACTCACATATATCCATTGTGAGATGTTATAAAGCATACATATATCAAAAGTATATATATGCTATTTTTACATCTGAGCATCTGCAAAATAAAATTAATAAGGCCGCAACCGGATCTACCAACCAAAAAGAACTCCCGAAAAACATTCTAATCGAATTCTTTCTTCCTCTCCCCCCACTCGCCGAACAAAAACGAATCGTTGCCAAAATTGAAGAACTGTTTGCTCAGCTTGATTTTATCACGACTACACTAACAAAATAG
- a CDS encoding tyrosine-type recombinase/integrase, which yields MENGTSFEEYLKKSNLSQNTLTSYLWTVKYYTEHYDSVSKENLLAYKGYLIEFFKPKTVNLRIQGINKYLQFIHKDQLQLKFVKVQQKNFLENVISNADYQFLKSSLKRDGNREWYFVVWFLAATGARVSELIQIKVEHVKLGYFDLYSKGGKLRRLYIPKILKEEAMQWLESIGRDSGYLFLNRFEKHITTRGIAQQLKNYARKYGISEKVVYPHSFRHRYAKNFLEKFNDISLLADLMGHESIETTRIYLRRTASEQRELVDSIVTW from the coding sequence ATGGAAAACGGCACAAGTTTTGAAGAGTATTTGAAGAAAAGCAATCTTTCTCAGAATACTCTTACATCGTATTTATGGACAGTTAAATACTACACAGAACATTATGATTCTGTCAGTAAGGAAAATCTGCTTGCATACAAAGGCTATCTGATTGAGTTTTTTAAACCGAAAACGGTGAATTTAAGGATTCAGGGAATTAACAAATATTTGCAGTTTATACATAAAGATCAGCTGCAGTTAAAATTTGTAAAAGTTCAGCAGAAGAACTTCCTTGAAAATGTTATAAGTAATGCTGACTATCAATTTTTGAAATCAAGCCTTAAAAGAGACGGAAATCGAGAATGGTATTTTGTCGTGTGGTTCCTCGCAGCTACAGGGGCTCGTGTCAGCGAACTTATTCAGATAAAAGTTGAGCATGTTAAGTTGGGATATTTTGATCTATATTCAAAGGGTGGAAAACTCAGGCGGCTCTATATTCCAAAAATTTTGAAGGAAGAAGCCATGCAATGGCTGGAGTCAATCGGACGCGACTCCGGCTATCTGTTCCTAAATCGCTTTGAAAAGCACATTACTACCCGCGGAATTGCTCAGCAGTTAAAGAATTATGCCAGAAAGTACGGGATAAGTGAAAAGGTTGTGTATCCGCATTCATTCCGGCACCGATATGCAAAGAATTTTCTTGAAAAGTTCAATGATATTTCCCTTCTTGCCGATTTGATGGGGCATGAAAGTATTGAAACAACGCGCATTTATTTACGCCGCACCGCAAGCGAACAGCGGGAACTGGTTGATAGCATTGTAACGTGGTAA